One genomic window of Bacillus mycoides includes the following:
- the recF gene encoding DNA replication/repair protein RecF (All proteins in this family for which functions are known are DNA-binding proteins that assist the filamentation of RecA onto DNA for the initiation of recombination or recombinational repair.), whose product MFITEIQLKNYRNYEHLELSFEDKVNVIIGENAQGKTNLMEAIYVLAMAKSHRTSNDRELIRWDEDYGNIKGRLQRRNSSLSLELNISKKGKKAKLNQLEQQKLSQYIGEMNVVMFAPEDLNLVKGSPQVRRRFLDMELGQIAPVYLYELSQYQKVLTQRNHLLKKMQGNSKNEETMLDVFTLQLIEHGAKILRKRFEFLHLLQEWAAPIHRGISRGLEELEIVYKPSVDVSESMDLSKIKEVYYESFQSVKQREIFRGTTLLGPHRDDLQFFVNSKNVQVFGSQGQQRTTALSLKLAEIELIYSEVKEYPILLLDDVLSELDDYRQSHLLNTIQGKVQTFVTTTSVDGIEHETLKEAKTIHVTNGTVDCEIDRK is encoded by the coding sequence TTGTTTATTACAGAAATACAATTAAAAAACTATCGCAATTATGAGCATTTGGAGCTTTCCTTTGAGGATAAAGTCAATGTAATTATTGGTGAAAATGCGCAAGGGAAAACGAATCTGATGGAAGCTATTTATGTATTGGCGATGGCTAAATCCCATAGAACTTCGAACGATCGTGAACTCATTCGTTGGGATGAGGATTATGGTAATATAAAAGGTAGATTACAAAGGCGAAATAGCTCATTATCCTTAGAATTAAATATTTCAAAAAAAGGTAAAAAGGCAAAGTTAAATCAGTTAGAACAACAAAAATTGAGCCAGTATATTGGTGAAATGAATGTTGTTATGTTTGCCCCAGAAGATTTAAATCTTGTAAAAGGAAGCCCTCAAGTACGAAGACGCTTTTTGGATATGGAACTTGGACAAATAGCTCCAGTCTATTTGTATGAATTAAGTCAATACCAAAAGGTACTCACGCAACGAAATCATTTACTTAAGAAGATGCAAGGGAATAGTAAAAATGAGGAAACGATGTTGGATGTATTTACACTTCAACTTATTGAGCATGGTGCAAAAATTTTGCGGAAACGTTTTGAATTTTTGCATTTACTACAAGAATGGGCTGCTCCAATTCATCGCGGAATTAGCAGGGGATTAGAGGAGTTAGAAATCGTTTATAAACCAAGTGTAGATGTATCAGAATCAATGGATTTGTCGAAAATAAAAGAAGTATACTATGAAAGTTTTCAATCTGTGAAACAACGTGAAATTTTCCGTGGTACAACTTTACTCGGTCCTCATCGTGATGATTTACAATTCTTCGTTAATAGTAAAAATGTTCAAGTCTTTGGTTCACAAGGACAACAACGAACAACCGCACTATCCCTGAAATTGGCTGAAATTGAATTGATATACTCAGAGGTTAAGGAATATCCAATCCTTTTACTAGATGATGTGTTATCAGAATTAGATGATTATCGCCAATCGCATCTGCTAAATACAATTCAAGGAAAAGTACAAACCTTTGTGACAACGACGAGTGTCGACGGAATTGAACACGAAACATTGAAAGAAGCGAAAACAATTCATGTAACGAACGGCACGGTAGATTGTGAAATAGACAGGAAATAA
- the dnaN gene encoding DNA polymerase III subunit beta, translated as MRFTIQKDYLVRSVQDVMKAVSSRTTIPILTGIKVVATEEGVTLTGSDADISIESFIPVEDAGKEIVEIEQSGSIILQAKYFSEIVKKLPKETVEISVENHFMTKIKSGKSEFNLNGLDAAEYPLLPQIEEHHVFKIPTDLLKHMIRQTVFAVSSSETRPILTGVNWKVYNSELTCIATDSHRLALRKAKIEGYNITEEFQSNVVIPGKSLNELSKILDESEEMVDIVITEYQVLFRTKHLLFFSRLLEGNYPDTTRLIPAESKTDIFVNTKEFLQAIDRASLLARDGRNNVVKLSTLEQQMLEISSNAPEIGKVVEEVQCENVDGEELKISFSAKYMMDALKALDSTEIKVSFTGAMRPFLIRTVNDNSIIQLILPVRTY; from the coding sequence ATGCGTTTTACAATACAAAAAGACTATCTTGTAAGAAGTGTACAAGATGTAATGAAGGCAGTTTCTTCTCGTACAACAATTCCAATTCTTACAGGGATTAAAGTTGTAGCAACTGAAGAAGGAGTTACTTTAACAGGTAGTGATGCAGACATCTCTATCGAATCATTTATCCCAGTCGAAGATGCTGGAAAAGAAATTGTGGAAATTGAACAATCAGGAAGTATTATTTTACAAGCAAAATATTTTAGTGAGATCGTAAAAAAATTACCTAAAGAAACTGTCGAAATTTCTGTGGAAAATCATTTTATGACAAAAATAAAATCTGGGAAATCAGAGTTCAACTTAAATGGTTTAGATGCTGCTGAATATCCGTTATTACCACAAATCGAAGAACATCATGTATTTAAGATTCCAACAGATTTACTAAAGCACATGATTCGTCAAACAGTATTTGCAGTTTCAAGTTCTGAAACAAGACCGATCTTGACAGGTGTAAACTGGAAGGTATATAACAGCGAGCTAACTTGCATTGCAACAGATAGTCATAGGCTAGCACTTCGTAAAGCGAAAATCGAAGGGTATAATATTACTGAGGAATTTCAATCAAATGTTGTTATTCCTGGTAAAAGCCTAAATGAATTAAGTAAAATTCTAGATGAGTCTGAAGAAATGGTAGATATCGTTATTACGGAGTATCAAGTATTATTCCGTACAAAACATTTATTATTCTTCTCAAGATTATTAGAAGGAAATTATCCAGATACAACGCGTTTAATTCCAGCTGAAAGTAAAACTGATATTTTTGTAAATACAAAAGAATTTTTACAAGCGATTGATCGTGCGTCGCTATTAGCAAGAGATGGTCGTAACAACGTTGTTAAATTATCAACATTAGAACAACAGATGTTAGAGATCTCTTCAAATGCACCAGAAATCGGAAAAGTAGTAGAAGAGGTTCAATGTGAAAATGTAGATGGAGAAGAATTAAAAATATCTTTTAGTGCAAAATATATGATGGACGCATTAAAAGCTCTAGATAGTACAGAAATTAAAGTTAGTTTTACTGGGGCGATGAGACCGTTCTTAATTCGTACAGTAAATGATAATTCCATTATCCAATTAATTTTACCAGTCCGTACTTACTAA
- the yaaA gene encoding S4 domain-containing protein YaaA, which translates to MKLIKISTEYITLGQFLKLADVIDTGGAVKWFLQEYEVYVNQELENRRGRKLYANDIVEIPGSGTFQVQA; encoded by the coding sequence ATGAAACTTATTAAGATTTCAACAGAATACATTACACTAGGACAATTTTTAAAGTTAGCTGATGTAATTGATACAGGTGGCGCTGTGAAATGGTTCTTACAAGAATATGAAGTATACGTGAATCAAGAACTTGAAAATAGAAGAGGCCGAAAGTTATATGCAAATGATATTGTTGAAATTCCGGGAAGCGGAACTTTCCAAGTTCAGGCATAA
- the dnaA gene encoding chromosomal replication initiator protein DnaA, with protein sequence MENISDLWNSALKELEKKVSKPSYETWLKSTTAHNLKKDVLTITAPNEFARDWLESHYSELISETLYDLTGAKLAIRFIIPQSQAEEDIDLPSVKQKHAHDESNHLPQSMLNPKYTFDTFVIGSGNRFAHAASLAVAEAPAKAYNPLFIYGGVGLGKTHLMHAIGHYVIEHNPNAKVVYLSSEKFTNEFINSIRDNKAVDFRNKYRNVDVLLIDDIQFLAGKEQTQEEFFHTFNALHEESKQIVISSDRPPKEIPTLEDRLRSRFEWGLITDITPPDLETRIAILRKKAKAEGLDIPNEVMLYIANQIDSNIRELEGALIRVVAYSSLINKDMNADLAAEALKNIIPNSIPRIISISDIQKAVGGVYQVKLEDFKAKKRTKSVAFPRQIAMYLSRELTDSSLPKIGEEFGGRDHTTVIHAHEKISKLLKTDTQLQKHVEEVKDILK encoded by the coding sequence TTGGAAAATATCTCTGATTTATGGAATAGTGCCTTAAAAGAATTAGAAAAAAAGGTAAGCAAGCCAAGTTATGAAACCTGGTTAAAGTCAACAACTGCTCATAACTTAAAAAAAGATGTATTAACTATTACAGCTCCAAATGAATTCGCTCGTGACTGGCTAGAATCTCATTATTCGGAACTAATCTCCGAAACACTTTATGATTTAACAGGGGCAAAACTAGCTATTCGTTTTATCATTCCCCAAAGTCAGGCAGAAGAGGATATAGATCTCCCTTCTGTTAAGCAAAAACACGCACATGATGAGTCTAATCACTTACCACAGAGTATGTTAAACCCAAAATATACATTTGATACATTTGTTATTGGCTCTGGTAATCGATTTGCACATGCTGCTTCTTTAGCTGTAGCTGAGGCACCAGCTAAAGCCTATAATCCGCTCTTTATTTACGGGGGCGTTGGACTTGGAAAAACACATTTAATGCACGCAATTGGGCATTATGTAATTGAACACAACCCGAATGCAAAAGTTGTATATTTATCATCTGAAAAATTTACAAATGAATTTATTAACTCAATTCGTGATAATAAAGCTGTCGATTTTCGTAATAAATATCGTAATGTAGATGTCTTATTGATAGATGATATTCAATTTCTTGCTGGAAAAGAACAAACACAGGAAGAGTTTTTCCATACATTTAATGCGTTACATGAAGAAAGTAAACAAATTGTGATTTCAAGCGATAGACCACCAAAAGAAATCCCAACTTTAGAAGATCGCCTTCGTTCTCGCTTTGAATGGGGGTTAATTACGGACATTACGCCACCAGATTTAGAAACTAGAATCGCAATTTTACGTAAAAAAGCGAAAGCAGAAGGTCTTGATATACCAAATGAAGTTATGCTTTATATTGCAAATCAAATCGATTCAAATATTCGTGAACTAGAGGGTGCACTTATTCGAGTTGTAGCTTATTCATCTTTAATTAATAAAGATATGAATGCTGATTTAGCGGCTGAAGCGCTTAAAAATATTATTCCAAACTCTATACCTAGAATTATTTCTATTTCTGATATTCAAAAGGCTGTTGGGGGCGTCTATCAAGTAAAGTTAGAAGATTTCAAAGCAAAAAAACGGACAAAATCCGTTGCATTCCCTCGCCAAATTGCGATGTATTTATCACGTGAACTTACGGACTCATCTTTGCCAAAAATAGGTGAAGAATTTGGTGGCCGCGATCATACAACAGTAATCCATGCTCACGAAAAAATTTCGAAGCTATTAAAAACGGATACTCAATTACAAAAACACGTTGAAGAAGTTAAGGATATTTTAAAATAG